GACCTCGGCGAGGTTGACCAGAGCCGGCTGGATGCCGGCAAAGGTCGTCGACTCGCGGGAGTTGTTCAGCCTCTGGCCGTCGACCAGGATGAGCACCCGATTCGAGCTCAGACCGCGGATGACCGGGAGACCGCGGAATGGTCCCTCACCATCAATTTCCACGCCCGGCACCATTTTGAAGAGATCCGCCATCTTTTCGGGTTGGATCTTTTCGATCGTCTCACGGTCGAAGACCGTAATCGGCGCGGGTGCGTCGCCAGACGCCTGCTCCTGTCGGCCGGGGGTTACGACGATCTGGTCCCTGAAGACCCGGCCCTCCTCGGTCGCCTCTTCATCCTCGGTGCCCTGGACCGCCTCGTTCGGCGGATTCTCCGGTTCATCCTGCCGGGCGGCTGCCGGCATCGTTACCGCAACGAGAAAAAAGATCGACAGGACGTTGGCAAGCGCTCTGATCATGGGGAAAACCTCCTTCAACCACTCGGGCATCCTTGCTCGAAAAACTCGAGTCTTCGGATGGTACGTAAAGTGAGACGGTTTGTGGGAACCCGGGATCGAGGTTTTACCCCCAGGTGACAGTTCACCCACACATGACGTAAAAAACGGGCTTTTGGCGGTCAGGTGCGCAGGATTTCGTCGAGCCTCAGGTGTTGCAAGGGCCAGGCAGCAGGCAGCATTTCGCGGAACGCGTCGGACGCGAACCACTCGTCATCGCCGGGATAGGTGGGCACCACGAGGCGCGGGAACCTGGCCACAATCTCGCGATCGGGAACGACCCGGGCCTCCTGGATCTCCCTGCGCCGCCCCCCGGCGTCGTCGAGGTTCGAGAAGAAGCCCGATGCGGCGCGCAGCTGCATCAGGATATGGCCGTCTTCAAGGGTCGGCGCCCCGACCCGCGGTCCCAACAGCACTCTCGCCAGGGCATGGCGAGCCGAGCCGACGATGCCGTTGTCACGGATGCGGCCGCGCCAGCGCTCACCGCGAGACATCGGCTGGGGGCCATTGCCGAACGGATCGGCCGCATGCCGCGCCATCTCCGGATCGGCCTCCAGGTAAGCCGTCAGCCGGTGCAGGTAGGTCGCCCAGACGGCCTCGCCGAAAGCTTTACGGTGCTCGTCATCGGCGCACACGAAGAACGTGCGCAGTGCATTTCGCTCGAACAGCACGCCGCGCTTGAAGTCGCCGAGGCTGGCCGAGGTCGCGGCTCCGCGGTGACGTGCGACCGCGTCCGGTGCGGCAACCACCTCTCGGCCACGGGCCCAGAGGCGCCAACCGAGGTCGACGTCCTCGAAGTAGGCGAAGAGCTTCTGATCGAAACCGCCGCTCGACTCCCAATCGTCGCGCCGGATCGCCATGTTCCCGCCGCAGGCAAACGGCAAGGACTCACCCGGGGCGGGTGGCTCGACCTCGGTCAGCTCGCACCCCTGACCGAGCTGGAAGGCGTGGCAGTCGAAGGTCACTCCGCCACGAACGAAATCGTGACGATCGCCATCCCAATTCGTGAGGCGCCCGGCGCTGGCGGCAGCCTGCGGGTTGGAGCCAAGGGCTTCGAGGTGAGCGTCGAGCAGGTTTTCCTCCGCCGCTGCGTCGTCGTTGAGAAGAACCAGGACATCGGCGCCCGCTGCTTCGACCCCGAGGTGAACGCCGCCGGCAAAGCCGAGGTTTTCCTCGGCCCGGACGACGGTAATCCAGGGCCATCGCTCGAGCGCGGCGTCGCCACAACGGTCGCCAGAACCGTTGTCGACGAGGATCACCTCGACGTCTGATCGATCGGCGTAAGCGGTGAGCGAGGCAAGGCTGTCCTCGAGGTGGTGAAACCCGGCGTGAGCAACAACGATCACCGCCGTTTTCATCGCGAACCTCGCTTCCGGCGCAGAGCACGCTGGAGCTTCTGGAGCAGGGGCTCATCGCCGGCAACCTGCCCGGGCGCGAGCTCGGAAAACCGTTCGCGATGCCCGTCGCGCCACGGATTGTCCGCGAATTCGAGTAGTGGCTTCGCAACCAGGCTCCACCTTCGATCGGCAGCCCATTTCCGACCGGCATCGGCTGCAGATTCCCTTTGCTGCGGATTGTCGAGCAGGGTTGCGACGGCAGCAGCCACAGCCGCTGGCGCGCCCTCCGGCACCACCTCTCCGGCCCCCGACTCCGCCACCACCCGCGCCATCGTTCCGCCCTCCGTTACCACGGTCGGCAGACCGAGCCATAGCAGATCCACGAGACGCGTACGAAGGCTGAGGTCGGTCTCGAGGCCCGCCCGATGGGTCACCACAGCGACATCCGCCGCCTGGGCCACCTCGAAGCGACGATCGTACGGCCGCCACTGCTCGAATCGGACGGAGGACCCGAGCCAACCGCGTCGTTCCGCCTCGCGCCGGATGCGCCCCGCTACTGTGAGAGGCGTCAGGTCGGGATGGGGGTGTTCGACGAACACCAGTACCGTCCGCGGGTCGCGCTCGAGAAGTGCCGGCATCGCGTCGAGCACGGTCAACGGGTCATACCAGTCGTAGATGCCGCCGAAGTAGAGCACCGGTGCATCGATGTCGACTCCGGGCAATACGTCGGCTCTCTCGGGCTTTGCCGGCAGTTCGGCCTCCGGCACACCAAACGGAAGCTCGACGATCAGTCTCCGCAGCTTGGGGTCATCCTCGAGACTCAGTGGATTCACCCTGCCGAGGGCGCTCAACCAACCGAGGTAGTACAGGCGTTGTTCTTCCGACGAGCAAAGGAAAAAATCTCCCCGTCCCATCTGCAGTCGCCACGTATCGTGATCGGTTGAGAAAGGTGTGAGTCCGAGATCTCGGTGGTAATGGAGATTCTCCACCAGGAACGGGTCGTAGAGATCGACCACCAGCGGCAGGTCGTCCCGTTGAGAGAGATAGCTGTTTCCGAGGTGCGCGTGGAGCAACACCCAGTCGTGATCGTCCGCCTGCGAGCCCAATCGCGTCGGCTCGGCGCGGATCACATCAACCCCGTCGAACCGAGGTGCCTCGTCCGTGTCGTTCGGAATCGCCAACGTCACGCCGTGCCCGGCATCCGCGAGGACCCTTGCAAGAGTCGCGAATCTCGTACCGACGCCGGCGGTGACGGCTCGCACCGGCTCGGGGCAGATCAGGAAGGCGCGGCTCATCGTCCCTGCGATCGGCCGAGGAGCCGGCTCACAAACTCCTTGAGCCTCCACGTCCTCGAGTTGGTGATCATCTCGAGAACCGCGTTCAGGTGCTCGACCTCGGACTTGAAGGTGTCCCGGGCTGCTTCGAGCTCGGCACAGCGATCCTTCAACTCGCGGCTCTCGACAACCAGAGGTTCGACCTCGGACCGAACCCGACGAATTTCGGCAGTCAGGCCGTTGTTGGCTCCACGTGCCTCCACCAGCTGCTCGTCGCGGACGCGCGCCCGCTCGGACGCACGGTCTCGGGCTTCCACTAACGACATCACCGCCGCCGCCAGCTTGGTGCGGTTTTCGAGGAGCCCGTGCCGATCCCAGATTGTTTCGAGCGCCTCGAGCTGACCCGGCGATCCGGGAGGATTCGCGCCGGTGATACCGCCAGCGCCCTCGATCACACGGTACTCGCACGTGACCTTGGGAATGTAGACTGGCGACGTACTCTCTGCCACGCTCAGCAGTAGGTCCCAGTCCTCGTACATGTCGAGCTCCGGGTCGAAGCCCCCGACCTCGAGGGCGAGCTTCCGCGGGATCGCGACGCACGGCAGCGGAATGTGATTGACCAATGCGAAGCGGGAGCGATCGAACTCGCCGCCAAAGGTTCGATGGCGCGAGACCTGGACCAGGTCACCGGCGTCGTCCATTCGCCAGACGCCCTGCACCGCATCGACATATGGAACAGACAGGCCACGAGCCACCGCTTTGCCGAGCGCCAGCAGGTGGTCGGGATACATCAGATCGTCATCGTCGAGGAACACCACATGCGTCGATTCCGCTCGTTGGAGCCCGGCCTGAGCGGCGGCGGATCGTCCCCGAGACGCCTCGAACTCGATCGCTTCGAGGTTCAGCCTCCCTTCGAACTGGGAGCACAGAGAGGCTATCGGCTCCCCGCCATCGTTGACGACAATCACCCTGTTGGCTGGGTGGAGCTGGGCGGCAATCGAATCGAGGGCTTCTCGAAGGAGATGGGGGCGGTTCTTCGTGCGCACGACCACGTCGATCGCCGCAGCTTCCGCAGATTCTTCGAGGCCCGAGCTCGGCCCTTGCGCGGCCGCCCACTCGGCGATCGAGTGGGTGCGGACGTAGCGCGGGTCCACGACGTGGTAGGCCTCCGCCCGTCTCACTCCGTCTGGAAGGGTTAGGCGCCTCGAGCGCGCGATTCCATCCATCACCTCGATATAGGGATGCACTTCGAGTTGCGAGGCGTACGCCTCCGCAGCCGAAAGAACGGTGTCCCACTCGGCGCTGACGTCAATCAGGAGATTGGGTCGCATCACCGCAGACACCTCGTAGGCGGCCAGGATCGTCGACTGAAGGGCCTCACCGGCCTCGCTGTCCCGCGGGATCGACTGCAGGAGACCGTAGACGAGCAGGGCCAGCGCCCGATGATCCGGGTGAATCTCGGCCGGCGAAGGAGCGAGGATCAGCGCCGGCGACATCTCGCTCAACAACGAGAGCAACCGATCGGCGAGAAGCGCATCGTCGGGCCGAATCGACCGGTCCGCAAGTCCCCAGAACTCGGGCTCGCTGAGACCGAGACGACGGGCCGCCTCGAGCGCCTCCTCCCGGCGGACGGTCGGATCGCCCTGCGCAGCGCCATCAGTGAGGATCACCAAACGAACATCGGCACCCGCCGCGACAGACTGCACGATCGCACCGCCGCATCCGAACACCTCGTCGTCGGCGTGCGGCGCCAAGACCAACACCGGCGATCCGTCGAGTCGGCCGGGCGCGTAAGGAATCAGGTCCTCTTCGGACCGCATCATGGGGCCATGGTAGCTGATCCGCCATTGCCCGCGCCCAATCCTCGGTTTTCGATGCTGGACGCTGGATGCTCGATGCTCGATGCTCGATGTTGGATGTTTGTTTTTTTGATTTTTTCACTCGATGTTCGATTCAGTGAATTTTTGACCCACTTTGCAGAGTCGTGCAGGGACACGGGCAGGCAGATCGAGACTCAGGTATTGAGAATCGAGGATCGAAAAAGGCACGCCCCCACCGGGTGGGCGGGGGCATTCCTCATTCCGAATTCCGAATTCCGAATTCTCCTAGGCTCCGTACTGCTTGATCGCCGCATCGAGCTTCGGCAACAGCACGTATATGAACCCGGCAACGCAGAGGATGCCGGCGGCCAGAACCAGGAACATCATGGTCGACGGTTCGAGACCGCTGATGAACCCGGCCAGCTTGTTGCCGATCGAGGTCGCGAGGAACCAGCCGCCCATCATCAGGCCGACCAACCGCTTCGGAGACAGCTTGGTCACCAGGGAAAGACCCATCGGCGACAGGCAGAGTTCTCCGCACGTGATGACCAGGTAATAGATGACCAACCACATCATCGACGTCTTGATCGCGCCGTCCTGACCTACGTATGCACCGAAGGCCATGATGAGGATTGAAATCGTCGTGATGACCATGCCGTAGAAGATCTTTCGCGCAGTCGAAACCTCTCGCCCACGTGCCGCAAGCATGCCGAAGAACCACACCACAACCGGCGTCAGCACAACCACGAAGACCGGATTGAGGAGTCCGGTGATCATCTCGGCGTTGACGAGACGCACGTACGAGCCGGGTTCAAGCGTCTCGGTCGACTCGTCCGTGAGCCGGTAGACGGAGTCGAACGTCTCCTGGCTCACCAGGATGACCGGCACATTCCTCCCGCCGAGTGCTCGCCCGAGCAGGACCTCCCTCGATTGGCTGGCGTTCTCGGGGCTGAGCGTGACGCTGGTGGTGGTCACGCCGTGTGCGTCTTTCGAAGTTGTGAGACTGACGTTCTGGTCACCGTACACCCCGCAGGACATGAACCGCTCGTCCTCGGGAAACTCGGACGGATCGAGCACCTGGACGTCGCGGCCCGACTTCTGTTCGAAGCTGCGAACCAGCGACTCGGTGAGGATCCGCGCACCGAACATCGACTCGGCATCGGCATCGACGACAACCAGCGTCTCCGGGTCCGGGCGCGGCATGTCCGGGGTCGCGTTGGCAAAGTACGACGGCATCGCTTTCTGGGCATAGAAGTCGGTCGCTCTCGGAATCCACTCGGCCTGGCGATCGGTGTCGTGCTCGGCAAACACCGTCATCAGACCGCCGCTGAGGTGCAGGACCATGAAAAACGCACCCCCCGCGACGTACACCGGGATGAGCGCGGCGAGCCCTGGTTTCTCTTCCGGAGCTGCCCTTTTGACGAGCAGGACGAAATAGGCAGCGATCGGCAGCATGCCGACCAGGAAGGCGAAGGTCACGCTACCGATGGTGTTGACGACAAACGGCAGATACTGGCCGACGAAATATCCGATTGCACCGAACGCCGCCGCGGGCAGCAGAATCATCATCACGATCTGCCGCATGCTGACATCGTCCTCGCTCGGTGCGGACCGCGGAGGATCGGCTGCGGCAAGGCCCTTCCACTTGAAAACCAGGGTGACGACCGAGATCAACAGACCGACCCCAGCGGCGGTGAATGCGAGGTTGAAGCTCCACAGATTCCGCAGCGGTGCCGCCAGCAGCGCCGAGGCGGAGGCACCGATGTTGATGCCCATGTAGAAGATATTGAATCCCGCATCGCGGCGCGGATCGCCCGGTTCGTAGAGATTGCCGACCATCGCCGAGATGTTCGGCTTGAACAGCCCGTTGCCGAGACACAGGAGGACGAGGCCCGAGTAAAAGGTCGGCATGCTCCGAATTCCGAGGGCGAAATAACCCGTCGCCATCAGGAGACCACCGATGAAAACGGATTTACGGAAGCCGAGGTACCGATCGGCAATCATCCCTCCGAGGAACGGCGTGAAATAGACGAAAGCCAGGTACGTGCCATAAATCTCACCCGCAGAGGCGTTCGACATCCCGAGTCCACCGCGCTCGGTGTCAATGATGTAGAGGTAGAGGATTCCGACGATCATGTAGAAACCGAGCCGTTCCCACATCTCGGTGAAGAACAGCGCTTTCAGGCCCTTTGGATGCCCAGAACTCATGTATGTCTCCCGGGAAGTCGATCTCGCGCCATCGTTCGCTCACGATGAAGCCCGGCGATCGTACCTCATCCCTGCACCTGCACCAACTCGATTTTCGTTCCCGGCCCTCGTGACATTTGACACCTCGCCACCCGCGGCCGACCGGACACCTGCCGACAAAACCGCGTCGGATTCCACTCTTCGAGCCGTCGATCGTCAAGCCGCGGCTTGACGAATGTCGAAAACACCAATAGCTTTTCCGGGACATCAGCGAGGAGAATCCAGGAGCTGACGCGAGCCCCGGCTCGCGTCCCAACACAAGGAGGAGGATTCATGGGCGAAGACACGTGGACGCACGAAGCGAAGTCGAACGCAGGTTGGCTGATTTTCTTGGGATTCCTGACCGCCATACTCGGCGTGCTGGCAATGGTCGCGCCGACCATCACCGGCGTGGCGGTGACCCTTCTGGTCGGCGTGCTGCTGACGATTGCCGGAATCTCGAGGATCATCCATGCGTTCAAATCAGGGAACTGGGGCACGGGCATCTGGGGGACCCTCATCGGCCTCCTCGGCGTCGTCGCCGGCCTGATCATGATCTTCAGGCCGGGCGTCGGACTCGCCTCGATCACGATGCTGATCGGGGTCTACTTCCTCATCGACGGCATCTCGGAAATCATTGCCTCGTTCAAGATGAAGCCGATCGATGGCTGGGGGTGGCTGCTCTTCGGCGGAATCGTCGCCCTGCTGCTGAGCATTCTGATCTTCATCGAGTGGCCGGTTTCCGGCGTATGGGCGGTCGGCGTACTGGTGGGCATCCACATTCTCATCGCTGGCGTCACCATGATCGTCTTCGGCTTTGGCGCGCGACGCGTCGCCGACACCATCGAGGACGCGGTCGAAAAGGCCGGCGACCTGGTTGAGGACGCTTATGACAAGACCAAGGAAGTTGCCGGCGACGTCGCAGAGGCAACTGGAGACGCTGTGGATAACGTCGTTGACAAGACCAAAGAGATCTTCGACAAAGACGACGACTAGCCGAGCAACGAGTCCGGTCGCAGACCTCTGATTGTGAGCCTGGCATCGCGCCAGGCAGTAATGGTGAAATCGATCAGCCGGCCGCAGCACGTGCTGCGGCCAGCCTCCTTTTCACAATCCAGGCCGTATGGGCCGCAAACCGAGTGATCGCGGAATCACTCGTGTAGAATCTCCGGCCATGAAAATCACGCGAATCACCTCGGCCGCCATCGCTTTCTCTATCATCATCGTGCTCTCCAACCCGATTTCCGCCCCGGGCCAGACAGCCGATCGAGACGCTCTCCGGGATCGCATCGAAGCCCTCTCGTCCACCCGTGGACCGACGGTGGCAGGCGCCCCCATCGCGGCAATGCCACTGATCTCGGCTATTTACGAATTGCGAGCATACGAGCCGGCGTGGAAGGATCCGAAGATGGTCGAGGAGCTTCTCGATCAAGTCGAGGGTTCGGCCTATCACGGACTCAACCCGAGCGACTTTCACGTCCGCCAGATCCGTGAAAGTCTTGAAGCGGGGGCCCGGAACAGGGACGCGAACTCTCGAGCCGACACCGAGATCCTCTGCACCGACGCCCTGGCCAGGCTGGGCGTCACGCTCAAATTCGGCAAGCTCGACGCGAAAAGGCTCGACCCGGCCTGGAATTTCGACCGCGAGATCGAATTCGAAGACCCCGTCAAGGTATTCAACGACGCCTTGAACAGCAAGAGGATCTCGGCAGCTCTCGAGAACGTGGATCCGGACACGGAATTCTACGATCGTCTCCGCCGGGCGCTCGTCAGGTATCGAGATATCGAGCAAAAGGGCGGATGGCCGACTGTTTCTGAAGGCCCGGGGCTCAAGTTGGGGGCGAAAGACGAACGGGTGATTTCGCTCAGGAAACGCCTCCGAATGACTGCGGATCTCAAGGGTGCGGAGCCGGCTGATCCGAACGTCTTTGACGATCACCTGGAAGCCGCAGTCAAGCACTTCCAGACGAGGCACGGCATCGACGCCGACGGCAAAGTCGGACCCCGCACTCTCGAGGAGCTGAACACCACGGTTGATGCGCGGATCGATCAAATTCGAGCGACCCTCGAGCGATTCCGATGGGTCTTCCGTGAACTTCCGGAGGATTACGTCATCGTCGACATCGCGGGCTACAACGCTCACCTGGTCAGGCACGAAAGAACAATCTGGAGCACGCGCGTCCAGGTTGGAAAGCCCTACCACATGACTCCGGTGTTCAGAGACACGATGCAGTACATCGACTTCAATCCAACCTGGACGATCCCTCCCGGAATTCTGCGCAACGAGACCCTGCCCAGGGTGCGCAAGGATCCGGAATACCTCAGCCGCAACAACATGAGCGTGGTCACTCATTCGGGCGAGATCATCGATCCGTCAACCGTCGACTGGGCGGCGACGGCCTCCGGGAAATTCCCGTACATGATCCGTCAGGAACCAGGTCCCGACAATGCGCTCGGCCGGGTCAAGTTCATGTTTCCCAACCAGTACATGGTTTACCTGCACGACACCCCGAGCAAAGGGCTCTTCGCGCGCACCGAACGCGCCTTCAGCCACGGCTGCATCCGTACGCAGAACCCGTTCGAGCTCGCGACTCTGCTGCTCGAGGACCAGGGATGGGACCGAGCGCGGGTCGACGAGGTGGTGGATTCGCTGGAGAACACGAGGGTCGATCTCGAGAAACCGATCGCCGTCCTGCTGCTCTACTGGACCGCCGAGGCCGACGCCGACGGGACCGTTCAATTTCGCAGGGACGTTTACAACCGCGACGCACCGATCATCGAGGGCCTCGACCAGCCTTTCCGGGTCGACCCACCGGAGGGCCTGCGCGAAGCGATTGAAAAAAGCTGATCCACAGCGTCCGGGTTCACTCGTCGTCGAGGAACTCGGACTCTCCGAGCCACTCGTCGTGCGGGTAGTAGATCCAAAGCACCGACCCGTCCTTGATGGCGTCGATGAGAATTCTCGAGATCGCAGGCCGGACTGCAGGGCATCCCCAACTTCGACCGACAAGGCGGTCATCGGCACGACCCTCGGACACGTAGGAGGCGCCGTGGATCACGATCAGACGCTCCCGGGCGTTGTCATTGATACCCTTCTCGAGGCCATCGAGCCGGAGCGAGTAGCCGTGGCGACCGTAATAGGTCTCGGCGGTCACGAACAGACCGAGGCTCGATTTGAGAGTGCCTTTCTCGTTGGAAAAGGTCAGGGCCTCCTCCATCGTGCCGCCCGACCCCCTCGGTTTGCCCATGCCGTGCGCCACCCACTCCTGGTACAGCACGCGGCCCGCGTTCATGTCGATCACCCACAACCTCTGTTGATAGGAGGGGAGCTCGTAGTCGATGATCGTCAGGATTTCCCGACGGACGTGACCGCCTTCCTGCGCCTGTTCGTAGGCCCCCAGCGCCAACTCGAGCACCTCGGGACGGAGGTTGCCCGCGTGCTCGAGAATGGATTTCGGCTCGATAGCCGCAACTGGGGCGCTCATCAAAACGCAGATCGTGAGCATCAGAGAGGTTCTCATCATCGCCCGGCCACGAATTGTAGCTCACACATTTCTCACCCAGAGAACCAGATTCCCGCTCGGGCACGCGCCCGACGGACCGTTATTTTCGCTCGGTTCTGGCCGGACCCTTCCCGCCAACCGGTTGCCATCAGTCGTCGTCAGGTGACATCTCGAGCAGCTCTACGACTTCGGTGTGACCATTCCTCTTGGCGAAGGACAAAGCGGTGTCGCCATCTTGGTCTTCGAGATTCCGATCCGCGCCGTGGACCAGGAGAAGGCGCACGATGTCCAGGAGACCTTCCGCCGCCGCGGTCATCAAAGGCGTGAAACCTTCCAGAGTGCCCTGGACGTTCACGCCGGCTCCCTGTTGCAAAAGGAGTTCGACCGTCTCTGCAAAGGGTCCGCTCGAGGCATACATTAGCGCCGTCCGGCCGTTGCCGTCTTTGGCGTCAATCGCGGCACCCGCGTCGAGGAGAAATTCGACCACCGGGAAATGCCCGTTGAACGAGGCGAACATCAGTGGCGTGCGCCTCTCGGCGTCGATCGCGTCGACTGATGTTCCGTCCGCCACAAGCCGTCGTACAGTGTCCAGTTCTCCGACGTATGCGGCCTCCATGAGGGTCTGCTCCTCCGGAGTCAGCTGTACCGGAGCCTGTGCCACGAGGGGAGTGCACATACTCCACAGCACTACAAAAAAACCGGCTATGGATTTCATGACCCCTACCTTAACCCGAATATCACACCCGCTTTAGTCGCCTGGCTGGGAAAATGGTGGAAACGTGGTGTCTGCATCCTGAGGCGCGGGCGAGTCACAACCCTCGCAGATCGCCCGTGACTCATGACGTCCGGCTTGATACCGGACTTCACACCCAGCGGTAGACCACCGAGTTGATGTTCATGCCGGCTCCGACTGATGCCAGGACCACGGCATCGCCCGGATCAACCCGCTGACCATCCATTTCTCCGCGTGCCACCATATCGACCAGCGTCGGCACGGTCGCAACCGACGAGTTGCCCAACCACGATATGCTCATCGGCATGATCCCCTCGGGGATCTCTCTGACCTCGTAGAGCTTGAACAGGCGCTTGAGGATCGCGTCGTCCATCTTGGCGTTCGCCTGATGAAGAAAGACCTTTTTGACATTTTCCAGGCTCAACCCAGCGCGGTCGAGACTCTTCTTGACCACCCCCGGCACATTGGAAAGGGCGTAGTTGTAGAGCTTGCGGCCATACATCTTGAGGTAGAGGGTCTCGTCTGCGTTACTACGATCGTACGACTCCCCCATCCACAGCAGGCGCGCGTGATCGATCGTGTCCGAGCGCGCCGCGTGAGCGAGAATGCCAATTTCATTTTCCGTCTCGTGGACCTCGAGCACCGTCGCCCCGGCGCCATCCGAATAGATCATGCTGTCTCGATCGTGGGGATCGGAAATGCGGGACAGGGTTTCCCCACCGATCACCAAGGCACGAGATGCGTCACCCGATCTCAGAAAATAGTCCGCTTGAATGACGCCTTGAACCCAGCCGGGACACCCGAAGGGCAGATCGTAGGCGATGCACTCGGGGTTGGCGATCCCGAGATGCTGCTTGACCCGCGCGGCCAGACTGGGACAGAAGTCGCAGCGACGGTTGGCTGCAAGGACATCACCGAAATTGTGGGCAAAAATGATGTAATCCAGAGACTCGGGATCGATCCCGGCGGCTTGAATCGCCTTCTCGGAAGCCAGAGTACCGAGGTCCGAAGCGACTTGATCGTCCTCCGCATATCGGCGCTCGGCTATCTCCGTGATCTCCTCGAATTTTTCGACTGTCCTGTTATTGTCAGCCCTGTCGATCGGCTGGTCGTAATCGATGAAGAATCGGTTGTCGAGGAACTCGTCGTTGCTCACCCGTCTTTGCGGAATGTAGCTCCCCGTTCCCGCGATCACTGTTCGGCGCATCTTTCCTCCCCGCCTGCCGCCCCCGCTCGATCCACTCGGTCAACGCGGGCCACAGCAGGGCGACAGCGTACCGTTTTCAGCGCCGGCGTCAATGGCACATGGCATCCTTCATCGTCGCCACCTCGATGACACCAACCGAAACCATCGTCATTCACATTCCGTTTCCCATCGACTCGGGTGCGGATACTGTCACCGCTAACCCCGGGCCGAACCGTTCTCGGGAAAGACCTTTGGCAGAGCGTTCCAGCCGACCCTGATAGGATTCGGCCGTGGCGCGAGAAAAGACTCCAGCACCAAAACCATCGCACTGGCCGATCAAGGTTGCGGCGATCGGTTTCTTCCTGGCCGAGAT
The sequence above is drawn from the Acidobacteriota bacterium genome and encodes:
- a CDS encoding glycosyltransferase family 2 protein codes for the protein MKTAVIVVAHAGFHHLEDSLASLTAYADRSDVEVILVDNGSGDRCGDAALERWPWITVVRAEENLGFAGGVHLGVEAAGADVLVLLNDDAAAEENLLDAHLEALGSNPQAAASAGRLTNWDGDRHDFVRGGVTFDCHAFQLGQGCELTEVEPPAPGESLPFACGGNMAIRRDDWESSGGFDQKLFAYFEDVDLGWRLWARGREVVAAPDAVARHRGAATSASLGDFKRGVLFERNALRTFFVCADDEHRKAFGEAVWATYLHRLTAYLEADPEMARHAADPFGNGPQPMSRGERWRGRIRDNGIVGSARHALARVLLGPRVGAPTLEDGHILMQLRAASGFFSNLDDAGGRRREIQEARVVPDREIVARFPRLVVPTYPGDDEWFASDAFREMLPAAWPLQHLRLDEILRT
- a CDS encoding glycosyltransferase; the protein is MSRAFLICPEPVRAVTAGVGTRFATLARVLADAGHGVTLAIPNDTDEAPRFDGVDVIRAEPTRLGSQADDHDWVLLHAHLGNSYLSQRDDLPLVVDLYDPFLVENLHYHRDLGLTPFSTDHDTWRLQMGRGDFFLCSSEEQRLYYLGWLSALGRVNPLSLEDDPKLRRLIVELPFGVPEAELPAKPERADVLPGVDIDAPVLYFGGIYDWYDPLTVLDAMPALLERDPRTVLVFVEHPHPDLTPLTVAGRIRREAERRGWLGSSVRFEQWRPYDRRFEVAQAADVAVVTHRAGLETDLSLRTRLVDLLWLGLPTVVTEGGTMARVVAESGAGEVVPEGAPAAVAAAVATLLDNPQQRESAADAGRKWAADRRWSLVAKPLLEFADNPWRDGHRERFSELAPGQVAGDEPLLQKLQRALRRKRGSR
- a CDS encoding PIG-L family deacetylase, translated to MMRSEEDLIPYAPGRLDGSPVLVLAPHADDEVFGCGGAIVQSVAAGADVRLVILTDGAAQGDPTVRREEALEAARRLGLSEPEFWGLADRSIRPDDALLADRLLSLLSEMSPALILAPSPAEIHPDHRALALLVYGLLQSIPRDSEAGEALQSTILAAYEVSAVMRPNLLIDVSAEWDTVLSAAEAYASQLEVHPYIEVMDGIARSRRLTLPDGVRRAEAYHVVDPRYVRTHSIAEWAAAQGPSSGLEESAEAAAIDVVVRTKNRPHLLREALDSIAAQLHPANRVIVVNDGGEPIASLCSQFEGRLNLEAIEFEASRGRSAAAQAGLQRAESTHVVFLDDDDLMYPDHLLALGKAVARGLSVPYVDAVQGVWRMDDAGDLVQVSRHRTFGGEFDRSRFALVNHIPLPCVAIPRKLALEVGGFDPELDMYEDWDLLLSVAESTSPVYIPKVTCEYRVIEGAGGITGANPPGSPGQLEALETIWDRHGLLENRTKLAAAVMSLVEARDRASERARVRDEQLVEARGANNGLTAEIRRVRSEVEPLVVESRELKDRCAELEAARDTFKSEVEHLNAVLEMITNSRTWRLKEFVSRLLGRSQGR
- a CDS encoding peptide MFS transporter — protein: MSSGHPKGLKALFFTEMWERLGFYMIVGILYLYIIDTERGGLGMSNASAGEIYGTYLAFVYFTPFLGGMIADRYLGFRKSVFIGGLLMATGYFALGIRSMPTFYSGLVLLCLGNGLFKPNISAMVGNLYEPGDPRRDAGFNIFYMGINIGASASALLAAPLRNLWSFNLAFTAAGVGLLISVVTLVFKWKGLAAADPPRSAPSEDDVSMRQIVMMILLPAAAFGAIGYFVGQYLPFVVNTIGSVTFAFLVGMLPIAAYFVLLVKRAAPEEKPGLAALIPVYVAGGAFFMVLHLSGGLMTVFAEHDTDRQAEWIPRATDFYAQKAMPSYFANATPDMPRPDPETLVVVDADAESMFGARILTESLVRSFEQKSGRDVQVLDPSEFPEDERFMSCGVYGDQNVSLTTSKDAHGVTTTSVTLSPENASQSREVLLGRALGGRNVPVILVSQETFDSVYRLTDESTETLEPGSYVRLVNAEMITGLLNPVFVVVLTPVVVWFFGMLAARGREVSTARKIFYGMVITTISILIMAFGAYVGQDGAIKTSMMWLVIYYLVITCGELCLSPMGLSLVTKLSPKRLVGLMMGGWFLATSIGNKLAGFISGLEPSTMMFLVLAAGILCVAGFIYVLLPKLDAAIKQYGA
- a CDS encoding DUF308 domain-containing protein, coding for MGEDTWTHEAKSNAGWLIFLGFLTAILGVLAMVAPTITGVAVTLLVGVLLTIAGISRIIHAFKSGNWGTGIWGTLIGLLGVVAGLIMIFRPGVGLASITMLIGVYFLIDGISEIIASFKMKPIDGWGWLLFGGIVALLLSILIFIEWPVSGVWAVGVLVGIHILIAGVTMIVFGFGARRVADTIEDAVEKAGDLVEDAYDKTKEVAGDVAEATGDAVDNVVDKTKEIFDKDDD
- a CDS encoding L,D-transpeptidase family protein; the protein is MKITRITSAAIAFSIIIVLSNPISAPGQTADRDALRDRIEALSSTRGPTVAGAPIAAMPLISAIYELRAYEPAWKDPKMVEELLDQVEGSAYHGLNPSDFHVRQIRESLEAGARNRDANSRADTEILCTDALARLGVTLKFGKLDAKRLDPAWNFDREIEFEDPVKVFNDALNSKRISAALENVDPDTEFYDRLRRALVRYRDIEQKGGWPTVSEGPGLKLGAKDERVISLRKRLRMTADLKGAEPADPNVFDDHLEAAVKHFQTRHGIDADGKVGPRTLEELNTTVDARIDQIRATLERFRWVFRELPEDYVIVDIAGYNAHLVRHERTIWSTRVQVGKPYHMTPVFRDTMQYIDFNPTWTIPPGILRNETLPRVRKDPEYLSRNNMSVVTHSGEIIDPSTVDWAATASGKFPYMIRQEPGPDNALGRVKFMFPNQYMVYLHDTPSKGLFARTERAFSHGCIRTQNPFELATLLLEDQGWDRARVDEVVDSLENTRVDLEKPIAVLLLYWTAEADADGTVQFRRDVYNRDAPIIEGLDQPFRVDPPEGLREAIEKS